In bacterium, one DNA window encodes the following:
- a CDS encoding V-type ATP synthase subunit C, translated as MDNRYAYAVGKIRAREVRLLDLHKLLSILEAENVEEALKGLSDTDYREGLALVKREEDFDLHLSRQMESVYGLISELTQDPEITDLFILRNDFHNIKVAFKKKYVAPREDEYYLTPSKVNREELTEAVRTSNFFRLPPLLAGALEKIEGIYSSEKNIQLINTILDEIYFSHSLQVSRRAKCEFLERLFLIQIDLANIRTFLRLKEMTKGRDALRNRLISGGVLEREHFLKLFAGSLESFVDSLRFKDYYEILKSGIEHWKKSGSFSFLEKLFDDYLLNFVKRAKYISFGIEPLIGYLVAKEMEVKNLRTAIVGKFNKLSPESIKGRLREVYIGSRSH; from the coding sequence ATGGATAATCGTTATGCTTATGCGGTGGGAAAGATAAGGGCAAGGGAAGTAAGACTGCTCGATCTTCATAAGCTGTTAAGTATTCTTGAGGCGGAAAATGTTGAAGAGGCGCTCAAGGGTTTGAGCGATACAGATTATCGAGAGGGGCTGGCATTGGTCAAGAGGGAGGAGGATTTCGACTTGCATCTCTCCCGCCAGATGGAAAGTGTTTATGGCTTGATTTCTGAGCTGACACAGGATCCCGAGATAACGGACTTATTCATTTTACGAAACGACTTCCATAATATCAAGGTTGCTTTTAAAAAAAAGTACGTAGCTCCCCGAGAGGACGAATACTACCTGACTCCCTCCAAAGTTAATCGCGAAGAGCTTACAGAAGCAGTGAGAACTAGTAATTTTTTCAGGCTGCCTCCACTTTTGGCAGGAGCCCTGGAGAAGATAGAGGGAATCTATAGTTCTGAAAAGAATATTCAACTGATCAATACTATCCTCGACGAGATATATTTTTCTCACTCTCTTCAGGTATCGCGTCGGGCAAAGTGTGAATTTCTGGAGAGACTATTTTTGATTCAGATTGACCTGGCCAATATCAGAACTTTCTTGAGACTGAAGGAGATGACTAAGGGGAGAGACGCCCTAAGGAATCGCTTGATTTCGGGAGGGGTCTTAGAGAGAGAGCACTTCTTAAAATTGTTTGCGGGTTCTCTGGAGAGCTTTGTCGATAGTCTGAGATTCAAAGATTATTACGAAATATTGAAGAGCGGGATTGAACACTGGAAGAAAAGCGGAAGCTTCTCTTTTTTGGAAAAGTTATTTGATGATTACCTGTTGAACTTCGTGAAAAGAGCAAAATACATAAGCTTCGGTATTGAACCATTAATTGGCTATCTTGTGGCTAAGGAGATGGAAGTTAAGAATCTCAGGACTGCCATAGTAGGCAAGTTTAATAAATTGTCTCCGGAATCAATCAAGGGGAGACTGAGAGAGGTCTATATCGGTAGTCGCAGCCATTAG
- a CDS encoding V-type ATP synthase subunit A translates to MVKGKIVKVSGPLVVAEGLPGVKMYEVMRVGTPGLIGEVIELKENRVSIQVYEETAGLGPGEPVVSTGGPLSVELAPGLMSSIYDGIQRPLDKIREKAGDYIARGLHISGIDREKRWKFKPLVKKGDNVISGDIIGEVQETTLIVHKIMVPPEVEGEVVEILKGEFNVEETIARVRPSHSRSPVSLSMLQRWPVRRERPYKEKLPPNTPLYTGTRVIDTFFPITKGGTACIPGPFGSGKTVVLHQLAKWSDADIIIYVGCGERGNEMCDVLMEMPRLKDPRTGEPLMKRTVLIANTSNMPVAAREASVYTGATIGEYFRDMGYKVAIMADSTSRWAEAMREMSGRLEEMPGEEGYPAYLASRVAGFYERSGRVICQGQHQREGSLSIIGAVSPPGGDLSDPVVQATLRMVKVFWSLEDKLAYQRHFPAINWLNSYSLYLDNIEEYLAKEVAKDYLQLRSEAMRILQEESSLEELVRLVGLEALSPEDRLILDTAKSIREDFLHQHAFDPQDAYTGVKKQYRMLKVIIKLFHLSQKLLEEGVEFSELAKLKAKERISRMKFIDEKEEEKFDLIEEEMEKEIKR, encoded by the coding sequence ATGGTTAAAGGTAAAATTGTAAAAGTATCAGGTCCTCTGGTGGTTGCTGAAGGACTGCCGGGAGTGAAAATGTATGAGGTGATGCGCGTGGGCACTCCCGGGTTGATTGGTGAAGTGATTGAGTTGAAGGAGAACAGGGTCTCTATCCAGGTATACGAAGAGACTGCCGGGTTGGGGCCCGGAGAGCCTGTTGTATCCACAGGTGGGCCGCTATCAGTGGAGTTAGCTCCCGGATTAATGTCTTCTATTTATGATGGAATTCAAAGGCCTCTGGACAAAATAAGAGAGAAGGCTGGAGATTATATTGCCAGAGGACTCCACATCTCTGGAATTGACCGGGAAAAGAGATGGAAGTTCAAACCCCTGGTTAAGAAGGGAGACAATGTTATCTCCGGTGATATAATTGGAGAAGTTCAGGAGACTACTCTGATAGTACATAAGATAATGGTGCCTCCGGAGGTTGAAGGAGAAGTTGTGGAGATTCTTAAGGGAGAATTTAACGTAGAAGAGACCATTGCCCGGGTTCGGCCTTCCCATTCTCGCTCTCCAGTCTCTTTGAGTATGCTTCAGAGGTGGCCTGTCAGACGGGAAAGGCCCTATAAAGAGAAACTCCCTCCCAATACCCCTCTTTACACAGGAACAAGGGTAATAGATACTTTCTTCCCCATAACTAAAGGTGGCACTGCCTGTATTCCTGGTCCTTTCGGAAGCGGGAAGACTGTAGTTCTCCACCAGCTCGCTAAGTGGTCAGACGCAGATATCATTATTTATGTTGGCTGTGGTGAGAGGGGAAATGAGATGTGCGATGTTTTGATGGAAATGCCCAGGTTAAAAGATCCCCGCACGGGAGAGCCTTTGATGAAGAGGACTGTCCTGATTGCCAATACTTCCAATATGCCGGTAGCTGCCCGAGAAGCATCTGTTTATACCGGGGCTACAATCGGGGAATATTTCCGGGATATGGGATATAAGGTAGCTATTATGGCAGATTCAACCTCCCGCTGGGCAGAGGCGATGAGGGAGATGTCGGGAAGACTTGAAGAGATGCCTGGAGAGGAAGGTTATCCTGCCTATTTGGCTAGCCGGGTAGCCGGGTTTTATGAACGCTCTGGCAGAGTTATCTGTCAAGGGCAGCATCAGAGAGAAGGCTCCCTGTCCATAATCGGCGCTGTTTCTCCCCCTGGCGGCGACCTTTCCGACCCGGTGGTTCAGGCAACTCTGCGCATGGTAAAAGTCTTCTGGAGTCTGGAAGATAAACTTGCCTATCAGCGCCACTTTCCGGCAATCAATTGGCTGAACAGTTATTCGCTCTATCTGGATAATATTGAGGAATACTTAGCTAAAGAAGTGGCTAAAGATTATCTCCAGCTGCGCTCAGAAGCGATGCGCATCCTTCAGGAGGAATCATCTCTGGAAGAGCTGGTAAGGTTGGTGGGATTGGAAGCGCTCTCTCCTGAAGATAGATTAATTTTAGATACGGCAAAGTCTATAAGAGAAGATTTTCTCCATCAGCATGCTTTTGACCCGCAGGATGCTTATACGGGAGTAAAGAAGCAGTACCGAATGCTTAAAGTTATAATCAAACTTTTCCATCTCTCCCAAAAGTTACTGGAGGAGGGCGTGGAATTTTCCGAGCTGGCGAAGCTCAAGGCGAAAGAAAGAATATCCCGGATGAAATTCATTGACGAAAAAGAAGAGGAAAAATTTGACCTGATAGAAGAAGAGATGGAAAAGGAGATTAAAAGATAG
- a CDS encoding V-type ATP synthase subunit F, translated as MKVAIIGERDFVWGFKGVGFSTFPVGDTSQAAGALDEISKGDYSLVYITETFAEALLEKIDEVSLMAKVDITIIPGIEEKKLGLAKLRKIAIRAVGADIFK; from the coding sequence ATGAAAGTCGCAATAATCGGGGAGAGAGATTTCGTCTGGGGTTTTAAGGGAGTCGGTTTCTCTACCTTTCCTGTCGGCGACACTTCCCAGGCAGCCGGAGCGCTCGATGAGATTAGCAAAGGAGACTATTCACTGGTCTACATAACAGAGACTTTTGCCGAAGCTCTTCTGGAGAAGATTGACGAAGTCTCACTGATGGCAAAAGTGGATATTACTATTATTCCTGGTATTGAAGAGAAAAAGTTAGGTCTGGCGAAGTTAAGAAAGATAGCTATTAGGGCGGTGGGAGCAGATATATTTAAATAG
- a CDS encoding V-type ATP synthase subunit B: MQREYLTVSSIAGPLILVEDTAGVKYDEIAEITLASGEVRRGRVLEVDGGKVLIQLFEGTTGLNLAESRVRFLERRVELAVSMDILGRIFDGLGSPIDGGPAILAESREDINGRPINPDARNYPSEFIQTGICAIDGMNTLVRGQKLPIFSGSGLPHNELAAQIARQAKVISTEKGTDVEEKFAVVFGAMGITFEEANFFITDFKKTGAIERAVLFINLADDPAIERLATPRVALTAAEYLAFRKDMHVVVILSDMTNYCDALREVSAARKEVPGRRGYPGYMYTDLATIYERAGRIKDKKGSITLMPILTMPEDDKTHPIPDLTGYITEGQIILSRELHRKGISPPIDVLPSLSRLKEKGIGEGKTREDHGDVTSQLFAAYARGKEAKELAIILGEAALSETDRTFSQFADEYEKKFVTQGEYEERSLEKTLDIGWELLKMLPREELKRVKEDQIRKYMERVEGE, from the coding sequence ATGCAGAGGGAGTATCTTACAGTTTCCAGCATTGCCGGACCTTTAATTCTCGTGGAGGACACTGCGGGAGTTAAATACGATGAGATAGCGGAGATTACTCTTGCCAGTGGAGAGGTAAGAAGGGGAAGAGTGCTGGAAGTAGATGGGGGCAAGGTTCTCATCCAGCTCTTTGAGGGTACCACAGGTCTAAATCTTGCAGAGTCCCGGGTGAGGTTCCTGGAGAGAAGGGTGGAGCTTGCTGTCTCCATGGATATACTGGGAAGAATTTTTGATGGATTGGGAAGTCCCATTGATGGAGGGCCAGCTATACTTGCCGAGAGTAGAGAAGATATAAATGGCAGGCCAATCAACCCCGACGCCCGCAACTACCCTTCAGAATTCATTCAAACCGGTATTTGTGCAATAGACGGAATGAATACACTGGTAAGAGGTCAGAAACTACCAATCTTCTCCGGCTCCGGGCTTCCCCACAATGAGCTTGCCGCACAGATTGCCCGGCAGGCAAAGGTCATTTCCACTGAGAAAGGCACTGATGTTGAAGAGAAGTTTGCTGTTGTCTTTGGAGCAATGGGGATTACCTTTGAAGAAGCCAATTTTTTCATTACAGATTTCAAGAAGACAGGAGCAATCGAAAGAGCAGTGCTATTCATCAATCTCGCCGATGACCCGGCGATAGAGAGGTTGGCTACTCCCCGCGTGGCTTTGACTGCTGCTGAATATCTGGCTTTTCGCAAGGACATGCATGTGGTGGTAATCCTGAGTGATATGACCAATTATTGCGACGCCCTTCGAGAAGTATCGGCTGCCAGAAAAGAGGTTCCTGGACGTAGAGGATATCCTGGTTATATGTACACTGACCTGGCAACAATCTATGAGAGAGCGGGAAGAATAAAAGACAAAAAAGGCTCAATTACCTTAATGCCTATCTTAACTATGCCCGAAGATGATAAGACCCACCCCATTCCCGATTTGACAGGCTATATCACCGAGGGTCAGATAATCCTATCCAGAGAGCTGCACAGAAAGGGCATTTCCCCGCCAATAGATGTTCTTCCCTCCCTATCCAGGTTAAAAGAGAAGGGAATTGGAGAAGGCAAAACAAGGGAAGACCATGGAGACGTAACTTCTCAACTGTTTGCTGCCTACGCCCGGGGAAAGGAAGCAAAGGAACTGGCAATAATCCTGGGAGAGGCTGCTCTCTCGGAAACAGACAGGACATTTTCTCAGTTTGCTGATGAATATGAGAAAAAGTTTGTTACTCAGGGAGAATACGAGGAGAGGAGTTTAGAGAAAACCCTGGATATTGGCTGGGAGCTTCTAAAAATGCTGCCCAGGGAAGAACTGAAG
- a CDS encoding homocitrate synthase produces the protein MAKNKIYIIDVTNRDGVQTAMLGLAKLEKTMINIYLNEMGIYQSEFGFPATRHETSYLNANLELAEMGVLKPIILSGWIRAIKKDVEDATRLTRVKHLNLSISTSHQMVRGKFEGRKGREDILKMMTEACDSAKEKGMETFGVNAEDASRTDEEYLVRFAQSAKEHGACRIRYCDTLGYDDPFSIYEKVKLLAEEVKLPVELHCHNDLGMAVACSVAGAKAAIDGGVDAYINTTINGMGERCGNADLISVILAIKKSSGLENRYILGQRVDVSCAWKIAKYASYAFGVPIPINQPAVGANAFAHESGIHADGALKDRRNYELYDFEELGRGEPEIIETGRQITAGEYSGIKGFRNVYGKLEVKFKDDKEARKILELVRYANVHTQKPLTAGELRFIAKYPEQARKILTVVPLG, from the coding sequence TTGGCTAAAAATAAGATTTACATTATTGACGTAACTAATAGAGACGGTGTGCAGACTGCCATGCTCGGTTTGGCCAAGTTAGAGAAGACGATGATCAATATCTATCTCAACGAAATGGGTATCTATCAGAGCGAGTTTGGCTTTCCCGCAACTCGCCACGAGACCAGTTATCTCAATGCCAATCTGGAACTGGCGGAAATGGGAGTGCTCAAACCGATAATCCTTTCCGGCTGGATTAGAGCAATCAAGAAAGACGTGGAAGATGCTACTCGACTAACCAGAGTAAAACATCTGAATCTCTCCATCTCCACTTCCCATCAGATGGTGCGGGGCAAATTCGAAGGTAGGAAGGGAAGGGAAGACATCCTTAAAATGATGACTGAAGCCTGCGATAGTGCTAAAGAAAAGGGAATGGAAACATTTGGCGTCAATGCCGAGGACGCATCCCGCACTGACGAGGAATATTTAGTCAGGTTCGCCCAGTCAGCAAAGGAACACGGCGCCTGTCGCATCCGTTATTGTGACACCTTAGGGTATGATGACCCCTTCAGTATATATGAAAAGGTCAAACTCTTAGCTGAAGAAGTCAAATTACCAGTTGAACTACACTGCCATAACGACCTGGGAATGGCAGTAGCTTGCTCAGTGGCTGGGGCCAAAGCTGCCATCGATGGTGGAGTAGATGCCTACATCAATACTACTATTAATGGAATGGGAGAAAGGTGTGGAAATGCTGACCTTATTTCTGTAATTTTAGCTATTAAGAAATCGAGTGGTCTGGAAAATAGATACATTTTAGGCCAGAGAGTAGATGTCTCTTGTGCCTGGAAGATCGCTAAATATGCCTCATATGCATTTGGTGTTCCCATTCCCATCAACCAGCCAGCAGTGGGCGCAAATGCCTTTGCTCACGAGTCAGGGATACATGCTGATGGCGCATTAAAGGACCGCAGAAATTACGAACTTTATGACTTCGAAGAACTGGGCCGGGGAGAGCCGGAAATAATAGAGACGGGAAGACAGATCACTGCCGGCGAGTATAGCGGGATTAAGGGATTCAGGAATGTCTACGGAAAATTAGAGGTAAAATTTAAGGACGATAAAGAAGCAAGAAAAATCCTGGAACTTGTCCGTTACGCCAATGTGCACACCCAGAAGCCTCTCACCGCCGGGGAGCTTCGCTTTATAGCCAAATATCCGGAACAGGCGAGGAAGATATTGACAGTTGTGCCCCTGGGATAA
- a CDS encoding V-type ATP synthase subunit E family protein, with protein sequence MPLEKILEKIIHDSDEQIRKIIDEAESRASRIIEEGKREAERVVGELTREGIENARKGGERIVTLASLESRKRILGEKQRILAEVYREVEKRIRNLNGRDYRELVNRIMLESCQTGEELVVVGKNDRKKIDQKLINSVNAELIRAGKKGKLKLSSEPASIADGFILKWGKIEISNSWDNILRSLREKTEDEVIKLLFT encoded by the coding sequence ATGCCTCTTGAAAAAATTCTTGAGAAGATTATCCACGATAGTGATGAACAGATAAGAAAAATTATCGACGAAGCAGAGTCCCGAGCTTCCCGGATAATCGAGGAGGGCAAACGAGAAGCAGAAAGGGTGGTTGGTGAGCTCACCCGGGAAGGGATAGAGAATGCCCGCAAGGGTGGGGAAAGAATTGTGACCTTAGCCTCTTTAGAGTCACGCAAGCGTATACTAGGGGAGAAGCAGAGAATTTTGGCAGAGGTTTACCGGGAAGTAGAGAAGAGAATAAGGAATTTGAACGGCAGAGATTATCGAGAGTTGGTAAACAGAATTATGCTGGAGAGTTGCCAGACGGGTGAAGAGTTGGTAGTTGTTGGCAAAAATGATAGGAAGAAAATAGATCAGAAGTTGATTAACAGCGTAAACGCTGAATTGATAAGAGCTGGTAAAAAGGGTAAACTGAAACTATCTTCTGAGCCAGCGTCTATTGCTGATGGATTTATTCTGAAATGGGGAAAGATAGAGATAAGTAACTCCTGGGATAACATATTGAGGTCTTTACGGGAGAAGACAGAAGACGAAGTCATAAAACTCCTGTTTACATAA
- a CDS encoding nucleoside-diphosphate kinase, which yields MIQQTLVLIKPDGLKKSLTGNILTRLSETKLEIAAAKIVHVSRELAEEHYCHMKKKPFFEELIKYIQGELHKRRKVLAMVYHGENAIKKVRQLAGATNPEEADPISIRGAYGRITTSGIYENVIHTSTNEAEAEREIKLWFEPDEIIYKLYPVEEATVKNLKKRVWKK from the coding sequence TTGATTCAGCAGACTTTAGTTCTCATAAAGCCGGATGGCTTAAAGAAGTCTTTAACCGGTAATATTCTAACCCGCCTCTCGGAAACAAAGTTGGAGATCGCTGCAGCTAAAATTGTCCATGTCAGCCGAGAGTTGGCTGAAGAACATTACTGCCACATGAAAAAGAAGCCATTCTTCGAAGAACTTATCAAATATATCCAGGGAGAACTCCACAAAAGGCGAAAAGTTCTGGCTATGGTTTATCATGGAGAAAACGCCATAAAAAAAGTTAGACAGCTTGCTGGTGCCACCAATCCTGAGGAGGCTGATCCTATCTCCATAAGGGGTGCTTACGGACGCATCACCACCAGTGGCATTTATGAAAACGTAATCCATACCTCTACGAATGAAGCAGAAGCTGAGAGGGAAATAAAGCTCTGGTTTGAACCGGACGAAATAATATACAAACTGTATCCCGTTGAGGAGGCAACTGTTAAAAACCTCAAGAAGAGAGTGTGGAAGAAGTAA
- a CDS encoding V-type ATP synthase subunit I — translation MAISKIKKIQIIGHNSIRENVLALLHKWGVMEINDLRKELTQDYFMESRQESIFEDRLRKIQYLLEFLASFQEKSAFLEGLTQEKLVLDRAELSNILETFRLDEVYSQCKNLEEEFRELEVEKKRLSEEKTVLIPWRDLLLNLSDLVDTDKTRVVPGIVPVKNYKKFSSELEKSSSTSYWCEVRRDKTSVYMVLIFLKEEKDNIIPLLKKYEFYETLLPQVNHSPEEFLIQIEREIGEAENRKKELNREASSLLRYKAQLMAVHDHYYNLQKKEKAGDFLARTRVSFFLSGWIQESRVGRVKKTLEEKYPEIEITVSPPGKGEKVPVILENSRAIQPFEVVTDLFGRPVYGSIDPTPYMAPFFALFFGLCITDAGYGIVLAVFSWLALKKLKMGPMGRRFFRLIGYGGLASIFWGTVTGGWFGNMIDKLPESFNFLKSMKGAVVVFDPIENSLLFLVLAIALGFIQVWTGVTIRLLREIKDKDWQNAFFREMPALGVQVSLPLLIAIYLFKVLPSIPVLVIISVGLFSLSSLAIFYNQWTTNKGVLFKLFWCWFGWYGVVTGNSLADILSYLRLFALGLTTGLLASAINEIFSLISEIPYVGLLLAIVLFVPAHLFNLAMNAFGAYVHTSRLQYLEFFMKFFQGGGDVFRPFAEERRYTVLRS, via the coding sequence ATGGCAATTTCTAAGATTAAAAAAATTCAGATAATAGGACATAATTCAATACGGGAAAACGTGCTCGCACTCCTCCACAAATGGGGAGTTATGGAGATTAATGACCTGCGGAAAGAGCTTACCCAGGACTATTTTATGGAATCGAGGCAGGAGTCGATTTTTGAAGACAGATTGAGAAAAATTCAATACCTCCTCGAGTTTCTCGCCAGTTTCCAGGAGAAGTCCGCATTTCTGGAAGGGTTAACTCAAGAAAAGTTAGTTCTGGACCGAGCTGAATTGTCTAACATTTTAGAGACTTTCAGATTGGATGAAGTTTACTCCCAGTGTAAGAATCTGGAAGAAGAATTTCGCGAATTAGAGGTGGAAAAGAAAAGACTTAGCGAGGAGAAGACCGTCTTAATTCCCTGGAGAGATTTATTGTTAAACTTGTCTGACCTTGTGGATACAGATAAGACTCGAGTGGTTCCGGGAATCGTTCCTGTGAAAAATTATAAAAAGTTCTCAAGCGAACTGGAGAAGAGTTCATCAACGAGTTACTGGTGTGAAGTCAGACGAGACAAAACTTCTGTATATATGGTGCTTATTTTTCTAAAAGAAGAGAAAGATAATATCATTCCTCTTCTAAAGAAGTACGAATTTTACGAAACTCTTTTGCCTCAAGTGAACCATTCGCCTGAGGAGTTTCTTATCCAGATTGAAAGGGAGATAGGAGAAGCGGAAAACAGGAAAAAAGAACTGAACAGGGAAGCCTCTTCTCTATTGCGTTACAAGGCCCAGCTTATGGCTGTACACGACCACTATTATAATCTCCAGAAGAAGGAGAAAGCAGGAGATTTTTTAGCCCGGACAAGGGTCTCCTTTTTCCTTTCCGGTTGGATTCAGGAAAGCAGGGTGGGCCGGGTAAAGAAAACTTTAGAAGAGAAATATCCCGAGATAGAAATAACAGTTTCTCCTCCCGGCAAGGGCGAGAAAGTGCCTGTGATTCTGGAAAATAGTAGAGCAATTCAGCCCTTTGAAGTTGTTACAGACCTTTTTGGTCGCCCCGTATATGGAAGTATCGATCCTACCCCCTATATGGCACCATTCTTTGCCCTCTTCTTCGGTCTCTGTATTACTGATGCAGGATATGGTATAGTTCTGGCGGTATTTTCCTGGCTCGCTCTGAAGAAATTAAAGATGGGACCGATGGGGAGGCGTTTTTTCCGTTTAATCGGTTATGGAGGTCTGGCTTCTATTTTTTGGGGTACGGTGACTGGTGGCTGGTTTGGGAATATGATTGATAAATTACCGGAGAGTTTCAATTTCCTGAAAAGTATGAAGGGGGCAGTCGTTGTTTTCGACCCCATAGAAAATTCACTCCTTTTTTTAGTATTGGCGATAGCTCTGGGCTTTATTCAGGTGTGGACGGGAGTGACTATAAGATTGTTGAGAGAGATAAAGGATAAGGACTGGCAGAATGCTTTCTTTAGAGAGATGCCCGCCCTGGGGGTACAAGTTTCGCTTCCCCTCCTTATAGCCATCTACCTATTCAAGGTTCTACCTTCCATACCGGTTCTGGTGATAATCAGTGTGGGACTATTTTCTCTTAGCAGCTTAGCAATATTTTATAATCAGTGGACTACAAACAAAGGAGTGCTGTTTAAACTCTTCTGGTGCTGGTTTGGCTGGTACGGGGTAGTAACCGGGAATTCGTTAGCCGATATACTTTCTTATCTGAGGCTCTTCGCCTTGGGTTTAACCACGGGTCTTCTGGCTTCTGCGATTAATGAAATTTTCTCTCTCATTTCGGAAATCCCCTACGTCGGACTTCTATTAGCAATTGTTCTCTTTGTTCCGGCACATCTATTTAATTTGGCAATGAATGCATTTGGGGCATATGTTCACACTTCCCGGTTACAGTATCTTGAATTTTTTATGAAGTTTTTTCAAGGCGGAGGGGATGTCTTCAGACCTTTTGCCGAGGAGAGAAGATATACAGTTCTCAGGAGTTAG
- a CDS encoding V-type ATP synthase subunit K yields the protein MEGLVVAIIGGAMAVFMAGIGSSIGVGLAGQAANGVLSESPEKFGRMFLLVALPGTQGFYGFVVGFLVIIKLGLLVGQVPVISLSQGLQIFGACMPIAFSGLISAIHQGKVCAAGIGVAAKQPGAEMRALIYAALVETYALLGLVTSFFLLTGIRLGS from the coding sequence ATGGAAGGATTGGTAGTGGCTATTATTGGTGGAGCGATGGCAGTATTTATGGCTGGCATTGGTTCCAGTATAGGCGTAGGGTTGGCTGGTCAGGCGGCAAATGGTGTCCTATCCGAGAGTCCGGAGAAATTCGGCAGGATGTTTCTACTGGTAGCGCTTCCAGGAACTCAAGGGTTCTATGGTTTCGTGGTCGGGTTTTTGGTTATTATCAAATTGGGTCTTCTGGTTGGGCAAGTTCCGGTTATTAGCTTATCTCAAGGCCTGCAAATTTTTGGCGCCTGTATGCCCATTGCTTTTTCTGGGCTGATTTCGGCTATTCATCAGGGAAAGGTTTGTGCTGCTGGAATAGGGGTAGCAGCAAAACAGCCGGGAGCAGAAATGAGAGCATTAATTTATGCAGCTTTAGTAGAAACATACGCACTTTTGGGACTGGTAACTTCTTTCTTTCTCCTTACAGGGATTCGCCTGGGAAGTTGA